Proteins encoded within one genomic window of Couchioplanes caeruleus:
- a CDS encoding dynamin family protein, protein MTTTTAPPDAGDMLRRATEIVDLAQRACEAYDRADLGGRLAAVRATLADPAVHIVVVGEFKQGKSSLVNALVGTKVCPVNDDVATALPTYVRYGKEPSAEVLLDEVPPRREPVPVERVREFVLEKDAGGAVDGVTGVEVRLPRQLLSSGLVLVDTPGVGGLGSVHSAASLTAASMADALLFVTDAAQELTRSELEFLRQAREVCATAVCVLTKTDFYPYWRKIRDLDAGHLRGLGEMPILPVSSDLRLRAVAAGDKDLNAESGFPDLVKFVAQRVSGGAAARAAAQAGASVVGICEQIESQFEAERAALADPAAAARVMDDLTGVKKRVEALKAAAAKWQQTLGDGIADLNADIDHDLRGRIRRLVEEADAEVEEGDPADTWEETERWLKARVSEELLANYMMLRDRAISLSDDVATHFEEAAGQILHQVAITDPLPLAGTAEVEHKIDLVRMNRRKQAMVALKSAYGGALMFTMLGTLTGIALGPIGIGIGLVMGRKGLREEKKRQRTNRQNQARNAIRRYCDEVTFVMTKDSRDTLRRIQRQLRDHYSALADELARSNAKALTAASDAAQRTTAERESRLRDLTAEQERLRQLREYAAALVS, encoded by the coding sequence TTGACCACCACCACGGCACCACCGGACGCCGGCGACATGCTGCGACGGGCGACCGAGATCGTCGATCTCGCGCAACGCGCCTGCGAGGCGTACGACCGCGCGGACCTCGGCGGTCGGCTCGCCGCCGTCCGCGCCACCCTGGCCGACCCGGCGGTGCACATCGTCGTCGTGGGTGAATTCAAACAGGGCAAGAGCTCGCTGGTGAACGCGCTGGTCGGGACCAAGGTCTGCCCGGTCAACGACGACGTCGCCACCGCCCTGCCGACCTACGTCCGCTACGGCAAGGAGCCGTCCGCCGAGGTGCTTCTCGACGAGGTCCCGCCCCGGCGCGAGCCGGTGCCCGTCGAGCGGGTGCGGGAGTTCGTCCTGGAGAAGGACGCCGGAGGCGCGGTGGACGGTGTCACAGGGGTGGAGGTCCGGCTGCCGCGCCAGCTTCTCTCCAGTGGCCTCGTCCTCGTCGACACGCCGGGTGTCGGCGGCCTCGGCTCGGTGCACTCGGCCGCCAGCCTGACCGCGGCGTCCATGGCCGACGCGCTGCTGTTCGTCACCGACGCTGCCCAGGAACTCACCCGCAGCGAGCTGGAGTTCCTGCGCCAGGCCCGCGAGGTGTGCGCGACGGCGGTGTGCGTCCTCACCAAGACCGACTTCTATCCGTACTGGCGCAAGATCCGTGACCTCGACGCGGGACATCTGCGCGGCCTCGGGGAGATGCCGATCCTCCCTGTCTCGTCCGATCTCCGCCTGCGTGCCGTCGCCGCCGGTGACAAGGACCTCAACGCCGAGTCCGGGTTTCCGGATCTGGTGAAGTTCGTCGCCCAGCGAGTCTCCGGCGGAGCGGCCGCCCGGGCCGCCGCCCAGGCGGGCGCGTCGGTCGTCGGGATCTGCGAGCAGATCGAGAGCCAGTTCGAGGCCGAACGGGCCGCGCTCGCGGACCCGGCTGCCGCGGCCAGGGTGATGGACGACCTCACCGGGGTGAAGAAGCGCGTGGAGGCGCTCAAGGCCGCCGCGGCGAAGTGGCAGCAGACCCTCGGCGACGGGATCGCCGATCTCAACGCCGACATCGACCACGACCTGCGCGGCCGGATCCGGCGGCTGGTGGAGGAGGCCGACGCGGAGGTCGAGGAGGGCGACCCGGCGGACACCTGGGAGGAGACCGAACGGTGGCTGAAGGCCCGGGTCTCCGAGGAACTGCTGGCCAACTACATGATGCTTCGGGACCGGGCGATCAGTCTCAGCGACGACGTGGCGACCCACTTCGAGGAGGCCGCGGGGCAGATCCTGCACCAGGTCGCGATCACCGACCCGCTGCCGCTGGCCGGCACCGCCGAGGTCGAGCACAAGATCGATCTGGTCAGGATGAATCGCCGGAAACAGGCGATGGTGGCACTCAAGAGCGCCTACGGCGGCGCGCTGATGTTCACCATGCTCGGAACGCTGACCGGCATCGCACTCGGCCCGATCGGCATCGGGATCGGCTTGGTGATGGGCCGCAAGGGCCTGCGCGAGGAGAAGAAGCGCCAACGGACGAACCGGCAGAATCAGGCCCGGAACGCGATCCGTCGCTACTGCGACGAGGTCACCTTCGTGATGACCAAGGACTCCCGGGACACCCTGCGCCGGATCCAGCGTCAGCTCCGTGACCACTACAGCGCCCTGGCGGACGAGCTGGCCCGGTCCAACGCCAAGGCGCTGACCGCCGCGTCGGACGCGGCTCAGCGCACCACGGCCGAGCGCGAGAGCCGTCTGCGCGATCTGACAGCCGAGCAGGAGCGCCTGCGGCAGTTGCGAGAGTACGCGGCGGCGCTCGTTTCGTGA
- a CDS encoding TetR/AcrR family transcriptional regulator yields the protein MQDTAAGERVTPSREAILSAATTLMSRHGYAATSISRISVACGLPASSIYWHFGSKEGVYLAVLRRARHALLAGLPPATVSGPDESRRLTRFLESVDELFHRHPQDLRLLVGISMLEESAGTAARAELSQYRLALRRWLADSLGSVFSVPGTSPMAEELARFLLSVAGGASIARWFQDPDASLPTAELHVALTALARHHPAPD from the coding sequence ATGCAGGACACGGCGGCCGGTGAGCGCGTGACACCGTCGCGCGAGGCGATCCTCTCCGCGGCGACCACCCTCATGTCCCGACACGGGTACGCCGCCACGTCCATCTCCCGTATCTCGGTCGCCTGCGGCTTGCCGGCCAGCTCCATCTACTGGCACTTCGGCAGCAAGGAGGGGGTCTATCTCGCCGTGTTGCGGCGAGCCCGGCACGCCTTGCTGGCCGGCCTTCCGCCCGCCACCGTCTCCGGCCCGGACGAGTCCCGGCGGCTCACCCGATTTCTGGAATCGGTGGACGAGCTGTTCCATCGGCACCCGCAGGACCTTCGCCTGCTCGTCGGCATCAGCATGCTCGAGGAGAGCGCCGGCACGGCGGCGCGAGCCGAACTCTCGCAGTACCGGCTGGCGCTACGCCGGTGGCTGGCGGACTCGCTCGGGTCCGTGTTCTCCGTCCCGGGAACATCGCCGATGGCCGAAGAGCTCGCTCGATTCCTGCTCAGCGTGGCCGGCGGCGCCTCGATCGCCCGCTGGTTCCAGGACCCGGACGCGTCCCTGCCCACGGCCGAGCTGCACGTCGCGCTCACCGCCCTGGCCCGCCACCACCCAGCCCCGGACTAA
- a CDS encoding cytochrome P450 family protein gives MDDRAVLPVLPVHPVPADLERRPDPYPWLNHLRTEGPVQRIRLRDGSDAWMVTRHSDVLAAAGDPRLSSDPRRLTAQPGRSTRIAGGNALPSMLTTDAPDHTRLRRLVSRAFTARRVETLRPRVRDLARELLDPIVPRGHADLVAEFAFPLPVAVICELLGVPFADRAYFSRQSSDLLRPPVDAAAIALADAARGRLRDYLADLVASKRTGRADDLLSDLVAAGEEQRLTDEELISMALLLLVAGHETTVNLIGTGVWLLLQRPAHLEALRTDPQLLPSAVEEFLRFDGPVMTGVARYTTTDVEIGGITIAADQIVILSTGAANRDPQRFERPDEVRFDRADNPHVAFGHGPHFCLGAALARVEAVEGIGAVLRRLPGLTAATAPDSLRWRPSVLRGLQELPVTFDPRSAR, from the coding sequence ATGGACGATCGCGCCGTACTTCCCGTACTTCCCGTACACCCCGTTCCCGCCGATCTGGAGCGGCGCCCCGACCCGTACCCCTGGCTGAACCACCTGCGGACCGAAGGTCCGGTGCAACGGATCCGGCTGCGAGACGGCAGCGACGCCTGGATGGTCACCCGCCACAGTGACGTCCTTGCCGCCGCGGGAGACCCGCGGTTGTCCAGCGACCCGCGCCGGCTCACCGCGCAGCCGGGCCGCTCGACCCGTATCGCCGGCGGCAACGCGTTACCTTCCATGCTGACCACCGACGCGCCCGACCACACCAGGCTGCGCCGCCTGGTGTCGCGGGCGTTCACCGCCCGGCGGGTCGAGACACTGCGACCGCGGGTGCGCGATCTCGCGCGGGAGCTGCTCGACCCGATCGTCCCCCGCGGTCACGCCGACCTCGTCGCGGAGTTCGCCTTCCCCCTGCCGGTGGCCGTGATCTGTGAACTGCTCGGCGTGCCCTTCGCCGACCGCGCCTACTTCAGCCGCCAGAGCTCCGACCTGCTGCGCCCTCCGGTGGACGCGGCCGCTATCGCGCTCGCCGACGCCGCCCGTGGCCGGCTGCGTGACTACCTCGCCGACCTGGTGGCGAGCAAGCGGACGGGCCGCGCCGACGACCTGCTCAGCGACCTCGTCGCCGCCGGCGAGGAGCAGCGGCTCACCGATGAGGAACTCATTTCGATGGCCCTGCTCCTGCTGGTCGCCGGCCACGAGACCACGGTCAATCTGATCGGTACGGGCGTGTGGCTGCTGTTGCAGCGGCCGGCTCATCTGGAAGCGCTGCGCACCGATCCGCAGTTGCTTCCTTCCGCGGTCGAGGAGTTTCTCCGTTTCGACGGGCCCGTCATGACCGGCGTGGCGCGATACACGACGACGGATGTGGAGATCGGCGGCATCACCATCGCGGCCGACCAGATCGTCATCCTGTCCACCGGCGCCGCCAACCGCGACCCGCAACGTTTCGAGCGCCCCGATGAGGTCCGCTTCGACCGCGCGGACAATCCCCATGTCGCGTTCGGTCACGGCCCGCATTTCTGCCTCGGTGCGGCCCTGGCCAGGGTCGAGGCGGTGGAGGGCATCGGCGCGGTGCTCCGGCGGCTCCCCGGGCTGACCGCGGCGACCGCCCCGGACAGCCTTCGGTGGCGGCCCAGCGTGCTCCGCGGCCTCCAGGAGCTTCCGGTCACGTTCGACCCCCGCTCCGCGCGTTAG
- a CDS encoding helix-turn-helix transcriptional regulator: MTVVVGVDGAGRTHRLREIAAAAGRPVACVVFTTVDDLDALLARARTDGAMVIVDDAHRLPPEALRTLAAAARAGLPMAIARRPTIDGPELADLDDAVAAAGPVDHLGPLDPDSLAALVTAAIGRPATPEHVAAVHAASAGLAAVAAAVAAAPDGTPPALVARLQRRLAAAGRDTAELAGILALGLELDDDIVCAAARLDPAVAATATRSLRDQGLLMPGGERMIPAVARALLADLSAMERRRLHDTVAAALLATRADPVRAAEQLRAARARTPMAADVYRRAADRLRFVAPDRALSWYDEALDAGADPAVVAAPRAEATVLLGLPVDVDAVTASESDAARLAMVAGATAAYEGRAGRAAEALLSTGPPGPVLAVPALMATGQPEPARSAATGEAPLPLRRLAEAALAIGSPTAALPLLIEAAEAFEQAPPAVTVPDLPHALGALVAVTAGDTATAEHLLERALHAGAGGPVARNRHRTLLAWVRLRAGRYDTALAELDRLTGTSLPGRERLAFACLTAGIARRRGDIAQLRAAWALAEPVLARRAVDLFHLEMIEELLVAAARLRHHRRITPILDDLEAVVERLGRPDAWAVSLGWIRLQIAVVGEDQAGATAAANHLGGLDPSDARQRAQCRAAIRWAAALHGDVRPDDVLADAADLVAVDLPWESSRLLGHAAIRTSDPSAARRLLERARELSRPEGSADESPPDAGRGGLSDREVEVARLVLAGRTHREIGSQLYLSPKTVEHHVARIRAKLGAANRAEMIAALRSRLPTES; the protein is encoded by the coding sequence GTGACTGTCGTGGTGGGCGTGGACGGCGCGGGGCGTACCCACCGGCTCAGAGAGATCGCCGCGGCCGCCGGCCGACCGGTCGCGTGCGTGGTCTTCACGACGGTCGACGACCTGGACGCGCTCCTGGCCCGCGCCCGCACCGACGGCGCGATGGTCATCGTCGACGACGCCCACCGGCTGCCCCCGGAGGCACTGCGGACGCTGGCGGCCGCCGCGCGCGCCGGGCTGCCGATGGCGATCGCCCGCCGCCCCACGATCGACGGCCCGGAGCTGGCCGACCTGGACGACGCGGTCGCCGCCGCGGGACCGGTCGATCACCTCGGCCCGCTCGACCCGGACTCCCTGGCCGCGCTGGTCACCGCCGCGATCGGCAGGCCGGCGACACCGGAGCACGTGGCGGCCGTCCACGCCGCCTCGGCCGGCCTGGCCGCGGTGGCCGCGGCGGTGGCCGCGGCTCCGGACGGCACACCGCCCGCGCTGGTCGCGCGGCTGCAACGCCGGCTCGCCGCGGCCGGCCGCGACACCGCGGAACTGGCCGGAATTCTCGCGCTCGGACTGGAGCTCGACGACGACATCGTCTGCGCGGCGGCGCGGCTGGATCCGGCGGTTGCGGCGACGGCGACGCGCTCGCTGCGCGACCAGGGACTGCTGATGCCCGGCGGCGAACGGATGATCCCGGCGGTCGCCCGCGCGCTCCTCGCCGACCTGTCCGCGATGGAGCGCCGCCGGCTGCACGACACCGTGGCGGCGGCCCTGCTGGCCACCCGTGCCGACCCGGTCCGCGCCGCGGAGCAGTTGCGCGCGGCCCGCGCGCGTACCCCTATGGCGGCCGACGTCTACCGACGGGCCGCCGACCGGCTCCGCTTCGTGGCGCCCGACCGCGCCCTGTCCTGGTACGACGAGGCGCTCGACGCCGGTGCCGACCCGGCCGTGGTCGCCGCCCCCCGCGCCGAGGCGACCGTCCTGCTCGGCCTGCCCGTCGACGTGGACGCCGTGACCGCGTCGGAGTCTGACGCGGCCCGGCTCGCCATGGTCGCCGGCGCCACCGCGGCCTACGAGGGCAGAGCCGGCCGGGCGGCCGAGGCGCTGCTGAGCACCGGCCCGCCGGGCCCCGTCCTGGCCGTACCGGCGCTGATGGCCACCGGTCAACCGGAACCGGCGCGGTCCGCGGCGACCGGCGAGGCCCCGCTGCCGTTGCGTCGCCTCGCCGAGGCGGCGCTGGCGATCGGCAGCCCCACGGCGGCCCTGCCGCTGCTGATCGAGGCGGCCGAGGCCTTCGAACAGGCCCCACCGGCGGTCACGGTTCCCGATCTGCCGCACGCGCTCGGCGCGCTGGTCGCGGTGACCGCCGGCGACACCGCGACCGCCGAGCACCTGCTGGAGCGGGCGCTGCACGCCGGGGCCGGTGGGCCCGTCGCCCGCAACCGGCACCGCACACTGCTGGCCTGGGTGCGGCTGCGTGCCGGCCGGTACGACACCGCCCTCGCCGAGCTCGACCGGCTGACCGGCACGTCGCTGCCGGGCCGGGAACGTCTGGCATTCGCCTGTCTCACCGCCGGGATCGCCCGGCGCCGGGGCGACATCGCCCAGCTTCGTGCGGCGTGGGCGCTCGCCGAGCCGGTGCTCGCCCGGCGCGCGGTGGACCTGTTCCACCTGGAGATGATCGAGGAACTTCTGGTCGCCGCCGCCCGGCTGCGCCACCACCGGCGGATCACGCCGATCCTCGACGACCTGGAGGCGGTCGTCGAGCGGCTCGGCCGGCCGGACGCCTGGGCGGTGTCGCTCGGATGGATCCGGCTGCAGATCGCCGTCGTCGGCGAGGACCAGGCGGGCGCGACCGCCGCCGCGAACCACCTCGGCGGCCTCGACCCCTCGGACGCCCGGCAGCGGGCCCAGTGCCGTGCGGCCATCCGGTGGGCCGCCGCGCTCCACGGCGACGTACGCCCGGACGACGTGCTGGCGGACGCCGCCGATCTCGTCGCGGTCGACCTGCCGTGGGAGTCGTCCCGGTTGCTCGGGCACGCCGCGATTCGAACCAGCGACCCGTCGGCCGCGCGAAGGCTGCTGGAGCGGGCGCGGGAGCTGTCCCGCCCGGAGGGATCCGCGGACGAGTCACCCCCGGATGCGGGCCGGGGTGGTCTATCCGACCGCGAGGTGGAGGTGGCACGGCTGGTGCTCGCGGGTCGTACGCACCGTGAGATCGGGTCGCAGCTCTACCTGTCCCCGAAGACGGTGGAACACCACGTGGCCAGGATCCGTGCCAAACTCGGTGCCGCCAACCGGGCTGAGATGATCGCTGCGCTGCGTAGTCGGCTGCCGACGGAGTCCTAG
- a CDS encoding Hsp70 family protein gives MYALGIDLGTTFTAAAIWRDGRAETVSLGDRSAAIPSVVLLRQDETFLTGDAAHRRGLSEPQRVAREFKRRMGDTTPILLGGVPQSAEALMSRLLRWVVDEVARREGGLPTAICVSHPANWGPYKMDLFRQAIRMADLDLPVTYTTEPEAAAVNYTQQQRVEQGTVVAVYDLGGGTFDAAVLRKTATGFEVMGQPEGIERLGGTDFDAAVFHHVRTALDGKLEELDEDDPAVINAVARLRDECVQAKEALSSDTDTTIPVLLPDVSTEIRLTRAEFEAMVRPALHGSVEALQRALRSADCTPEQVHSVLLVGGSSRMPIVAQLVGSELGRPVVADAHPKHSVALGAAWLAGGTLAKPASAAGVASLAVSPPQQATPATPPVVATPATPPVGAATATPPVVASATPPAGVAPATPPVGAAAATPPVVASATPPAGVAPATAPAVPAASAGAPVRVSFHGEPVIPNPAPPVNPAPLPTTTVVGNAGVPAPSAGPVGRPARTTTYTSTTAVPAADSTAAASKPPAKRGRVALVAVGVALVVLLGGGAATWALMSGKRAEAGSDKRAEAGSDKRAVAASDKPAVPADEQCTNEIKRNLRWVCLTSAKVADGKFTVAYDAGFNGTPPAIKGGFHLHLYGSDGTNPPDKIMGEQAADDQQGFWYVEDQQPSVLSTRDQRFVRAIGDSPKVCARIAEYHHGLVTDSRGTYKTGNCVPIKWS, from the coding sequence ATGTACGCGCTTGGTATTGACCTCGGAACCACCTTCACGGCGGCGGCGATCTGGCGGGACGGCCGGGCGGAGACCGTCTCGCTCGGCGACCGGAGCGCGGCCATCCCGTCGGTGGTGCTGCTCCGGCAGGACGAGACCTTCCTGACCGGAGACGCGGCGCATCGCCGGGGACTCTCCGAACCGCAACGGGTGGCACGCGAGTTCAAGCGGCGAATGGGCGACACCACCCCGATCCTGCTCGGCGGTGTGCCGCAGTCGGCCGAAGCGCTGATGTCGCGGTTGCTCCGGTGGGTGGTCGACGAGGTGGCCCGCCGGGAAGGCGGCCTTCCCACCGCGATCTGCGTCTCTCACCCCGCGAACTGGGGCCCGTACAAGATGGACCTCTTCCGCCAGGCCATCCGGATGGCCGACCTCGATCTGCCGGTGACCTACACGACCGAGCCCGAGGCGGCGGCGGTCAACTACACCCAGCAGCAACGCGTCGAGCAGGGCACCGTCGTGGCCGTGTACGACCTCGGCGGGGGCACGTTCGATGCCGCGGTGCTGCGCAAGACCGCGACCGGGTTCGAGGTCATGGGGCAGCCGGAAGGCATCGAGCGGCTCGGCGGCACCGACTTCGACGCCGCGGTCTTCCACCATGTCCGTACCGCTCTCGACGGCAAGCTCGAGGAGCTCGACGAGGACGACCCCGCGGTGATCAACGCCGTGGCCCGGCTGCGGGACGAATGCGTGCAGGCCAAGGAGGCGCTGTCGTCGGACACCGACACGACCATCCCGGTCCTGCTGCCCGACGTGTCCACGGAGATCCGGCTCACCCGGGCCGAGTTCGAGGCGATGGTCCGGCCGGCGCTGCACGGATCCGTCGAGGCGCTCCAGCGGGCGTTGCGGTCCGCCGACTGCACGCCGGAGCAGGTGCACTCGGTGCTGCTGGTGGGTGGCTCGTCCCGGATGCCGATCGTCGCCCAGTTGGTCGGCTCGGAGCTGGGACGGCCGGTGGTGGCCGACGCCCATCCCAAGCATTCGGTCGCGCTCGGCGCGGCCTGGCTGGCCGGGGGAACGCTGGCAAAGCCCGCGAGCGCCGCCGGCGTGGCGTCCCTCGCGGTCTCGCCGCCCCAGCAGGCGACGCCCGCGACTCCGCCTGTCGTGGCGACGCCCGCGACTCCGCCCGTTGGGGCGGCAACCGCGACTCCGCCTGTCGTAGCGTCCGCGACTCCGCCCGCCGGGGTGGCGCCCGCGACTCCGCCCGTTGGGGCGGCAGCCGCGACTCCGCCTGTCGTAGCGTCCGCGACTCCGCCCGCCGGGGTGGCGCCCGCGACCGCGCCCGCCGTGCCGGCGGCATCTGCGGGCGCGCCGGTACGGGTGTCGTTTCACGGGGAGCCCGTGATTCCGAATCCGGCACCACCGGTCAACCCGGCCCCTCTTCCGACGACGACCGTGGTCGGCAACGCGGGCGTCCCGGCGCCTTCCGCCGGCCCGGTCGGCCGACCCGCCCGGACGACGACCTACACATCGACCACTGCCGTGCCGGCCGCCGACTCCACGGCGGCGGCGTCGAAGCCGCCGGCCAAGCGGGGCCGGGTCGCTCTGGTGGCGGTGGGCGTGGCGCTGGTCGTGCTGCTCGGCGGTGGCGCCGCGACCTGGGCACTGATGAGCGGCAAACGCGCCGAGGCGGGCAGCGACAAGCGCGCCGAGGCGGGCAGCGACAAGCGCGCCGTGGCGGCCAGCGACAAGCCCGCGGTCCCGGCCGACGAACAGTGCACGAACGAGATCAAGCGCAACCTGCGCTGGGTCTGCCTCACCTCGGCGAAGGTCGCCGACGGCAAGTTCACCGTCGCATACGACGCGGGTTTCAACGGGACCCCGCCTGCCATCAAAGGCGGATTCCACCTGCACCTCTACGGCAGCGACGGTACGAACCCCCCGGACAAGATCATGGGCGAGCAGGCCGCCGACGACCAGCAGGGATTCTGGTACGTCGAGGACCAGCAGCCCTCGGTGCTCTCGACGAGGGACCAGCGCTTCGTCAGGGCCATCGGCGACTCGCCGAAGGTGTGCGCCCGGATCGCGGAATACCACCACGGCCTCGTAACCGACAGCCGAGGCACCTACAAGACCGGCAACTGCGTACCGATCAAGTGGTCGTGA